From one Microthrixaceae bacterium genomic stretch:
- a CDS encoding TetR/AcrR family transcriptional regulator: MADDVRTRILAATVVCLGRYGIAKTTVDDAAREAGVARATVYRHFADGKDQVIGEAITWAVGQFFNELAEAVADAPDFPTMLERAVMHAHRAVDEHEVLQKVLETEPERLLPQLTQSAPLVQAAVRAYFAEQLAAEELCPGVDPDRAADWLSRMGLSFILSEGRWDLTDEATVSRLVRDELLVGILADPKRSGP; encoded by the coding sequence GTGGCTGATGACGTCCGCACCCGGATCCTTGCCGCCACGGTGGTTTGCCTGGGGCGGTACGGGATAGCCAAGACCACCGTGGACGACGCGGCCCGGGAGGCCGGAGTGGCCCGGGCCACGGTGTACCGGCATTTCGCCGACGGCAAGGATCAGGTGATCGGAGAGGCCATCACCTGGGCGGTCGGTCAGTTCTTCAACGAACTGGCCGAGGCGGTCGCCGACGCCCCCGACTTCCCGACCATGCTCGAACGGGCGGTGATGCACGCCCATCGGGCGGTCGACGAACACGAGGTGCTCCAGAAGGTGTTGGAGACCGAACCAGAGAGGCTTCTGCCCCAGCTGACCCAGTCGGCGCCGCTGGTGCAGGCGGCGGTACGCGCCTACTTCGCCGAGCAGTTGGCGGCCGAGGAGCTGTGCCCCGGCGTGGACCCAGACCGGGCCGCGGACTGGCTCAGCCGGATGGGACTGTCGTTCATCTTGTCGGAGGGGCGGTGGGACCTGACCGATGAAGCGACGGTCAGCCGTTTGGTTCGAGACGAGCTCCTGGTCGGGATTCTGGCCGACCCCAAGCGATCAGGTCCCTGA